A genomic window from Sanguibacter antarcticus includes:
- a CDS encoding alpha-amylase family protein: protein MRMTDTSDLWWKTAVVYCLDVETFMDWNDDGIGDLEGLAQRMDHLAELGITCLWLMPFYPTPDRDDGYDITDFYGVDPRLGHHGDLVEIIRTAHDRGMRVIVDLVVNHTSDKHPWFRSARASKTSPYRSFYIWRDEPPADPAPTVFPGEETGVWQLDEKTNQYYLHSFYKHQPDLNVENPRVREEIAKVMGFWLELGISGFRVDAVPFLIEPSVAAEQRGEEYGDPHDYLRSLRAFLGRRTGDGILLGEVNLPHAEQVEYFGGDDGNELTMQFDFVSMQALYLSLARSDARPLATALAGRPPVSRGSQWANFLRNHDEVTLDKLSEDERQEVFDAFAPDEQQRVFDRGITRRLPTMLDGDPRRIRMAYSLMFSMPGTPVLFYGEEIGMGENLDAGGRESVRTPMQWTSGKNGGFSTAAPSRLPAPVVDDGFSPEHVNVADQRNDPDSLLHFMRVLVRRYRDSTEIGWGDLTVLDQPESSVLAHCVTGAQGQMIAVHNFASHAVSVPITVPRLDSDGSSDTSDAVGARLVDLLESGETEVAADGTAELAVSGYGYRWLRVVRSGDKRLT from the coding sequence ATGCGCATGACCGACACCTCCGACCTCTGGTGGAAGACCGCAGTCGTCTACTGCCTCGACGTCGAGACCTTCATGGACTGGAACGACGACGGGATCGGCGACCTCGAAGGCCTCGCCCAACGCATGGACCACCTCGCCGAGCTCGGCATCACGTGCCTGTGGCTCATGCCGTTCTACCCGACACCCGACCGTGACGACGGCTATGACATCACCGACTTCTACGGCGTCGACCCGCGACTGGGTCACCACGGCGACCTCGTCGAGATCATCCGCACGGCCCACGACCGAGGGATGCGCGTCATCGTCGACCTCGTCGTCAACCACACGTCCGACAAGCACCCGTGGTTCAGGTCCGCCCGCGCCTCCAAGACGTCCCCGTACCGCAGCTTCTACATCTGGCGCGACGAACCGCCCGCGGACCCAGCCCCCACGGTGTTCCCCGGCGAAGAGACCGGCGTGTGGCAGCTCGACGAGAAGACGAACCAGTACTACCTCCACAGCTTCTACAAGCACCAGCCCGACCTCAACGTCGAGAACCCGCGCGTGCGCGAGGAGATCGCCAAGGTCATGGGATTCTGGCTCGAGCTCGGCATCAGCGGGTTCCGCGTCGACGCGGTGCCGTTCCTCATCGAGCCGTCCGTCGCCGCGGAGCAGCGCGGCGAAGAGTACGGCGACCCCCACGACTACCTGCGGTCCCTGCGCGCGTTCCTCGGGCGTCGCACCGGCGACGGCATCCTTCTCGGCGAGGTCAACCTGCCGCACGCGGAACAGGTCGAGTACTTCGGCGGTGACGACGGGAACGAGCTCACCATGCAGTTCGACTTCGTGTCGATGCAGGCGCTCTACCTGTCGCTCGCCCGGTCCGACGCACGCCCGCTCGCTACCGCCCTCGCGGGGCGGCCCCCGGTGAGCCGGGGGTCGCAGTGGGCCAACTTCCTTCGCAACCACGACGAGGTGACGCTCGACAAGCTGAGCGAGGACGAGCGCCAGGAGGTCTTCGACGCGTTCGCCCCAGACGAGCAGCAGCGCGTCTTCGACCGGGGCATCACACGGCGGCTGCCGACCATGCTCGACGGCGACCCGCGCCGGATCCGCATGGCGTACAGCCTCATGTTCTCCATGCCCGGCACCCCGGTCCTGTTCTACGGCGAGGAGATCGGGATGGGTGAGAACCTCGACGCGGGCGGGCGCGAGTCTGTGCGGACACCCATGCAGTGGACGTCTGGCAAGAACGGCGGCTTCTCGACCGCGGCACCGTCGCGTCTCCCCGCACCCGTGGTCGACGACGGCTTCAGCCCCGAGCACGTCAACGTCGCGGACCAGCGCAACGACCCGGACTCGCTCCTGCACTTCATGCGGGTCCTCGTGCGCCGCTATCGAGACTCCACAGAGATCGGCTGGGGTGACCTCACCGTGCTCGACCAGCCCGAGAGCTCGGTGCTCGCGCACTGTGTCACCGGTGCCCAGGGGCAGATGATCGCGGTGCACAACTTCGCCTCGCACGCCGTCTCCGTGCCGATCACGGTCCCGAGGCTCGACAGCGACGGCTCGAGCGACACCAGCGACGCGGTCGGCGCACGGCTGGTCGACCTGCTCGAGTCGGGCGAGACCGAGGTTGCGGCCGACGGGACCGCCGAGCTCGCGGTCAGCGGCTACGGCTACCGGTGGTTGCGTGTCGTCCGGAGCGGCGACAAGCGCCTCACCTGA
- the pgm gene encoding phosphoglucomutase (alpha-D-glucose-1,6-bisphosphate-dependent) produces MDPRAGTLAQAQDLIDVDAVVGAYYDLVPDVDDPSQKVVFGTSGHRGSSLDHAFNEAHIIATTAAIVEYRRNHGTDGPLFIGRDTHALSLPAWQTAVEVLAAAGVQTYIDARDSFTPTPAVSQAILLHNGSATLEGVRTTGPGLADGIVVTPSHNPPRDGGFKYNPPHGGPADSDATSWIADRANEILRSGVGQVRRTPLEQAVAADTTHRHDFMVAYVDDLATVLDMDAIRSAGVRIGADPLGGASVEYWGAIGERYGLDLTVVNPQVDPRWAFMTLDWDAKIRMDCSSPYAMASLVETMKGDAPYDIATGNDADSDRHGIVTPDAGLMNPNHYLAVAISYLYGGARPDWSPEAGIGKTLVSSALIDRVATGLGRRLDEVPVGFKWFVPGLLDGSVGFGGEESAGASFLRKSGGVWTTDKDGLLLALLASEILATTGKSPSEHHAALVDSYGQSWYARVDAPATLEEKSTLAKLAPEQVTASTLAGEDITAKLTTAPGNGASIGGLKVTTKNAWFAARPSGTENVYKIYAESFVSEAHLAEVQDAARALVTEALSS; encoded by the coding sequence ATGGACCCCCGCGCAGGCACTCTCGCCCAGGCTCAAGACCTCATCGACGTGGACGCCGTGGTCGGTGCGTACTACGACCTCGTTCCCGACGTCGACGACCCGTCGCAGAAGGTGGTGTTCGGCACGTCCGGCCATCGAGGCTCGAGCCTCGACCACGCCTTCAACGAGGCCCACATCATCGCGACGACCGCCGCGATCGTCGAGTACCGCCGCAACCACGGCACGGACGGGCCGCTCTTCATCGGGCGCGACACCCACGCGCTGTCGCTGCCCGCGTGGCAGACCGCCGTCGAGGTGCTCGCCGCCGCCGGCGTCCAGACGTACATCGACGCCCGCGACTCCTTCACACCCACCCCTGCCGTGTCCCAGGCGATCCTCCTGCACAACGGCTCCGCGACCCTCGAGGGTGTGCGCACCACGGGCCCCGGGCTCGCCGACGGGATCGTCGTCACCCCGTCGCACAACCCGCCGCGCGACGGCGGCTTCAAGTACAACCCGCCGCACGGCGGTCCCGCAGACTCCGACGCGACGAGCTGGATCGCCGACCGTGCCAACGAGATCCTGCGCAGCGGCGTCGGCCAGGTCCGCCGGACACCGCTCGAGCAGGCCGTCGCTGCGGACACCACGCACCGGCACGACTTCATGGTCGCGTACGTCGACGACCTCGCGACGGTGCTCGACATGGACGCCATCCGCTCGGCGGGCGTCCGGATCGGAGCCGACCCGCTCGGTGGCGCGTCCGTCGAGTACTGGGGCGCGATCGGCGAGCGCTACGGGCTCGACCTCACCGTGGTCAACCCGCAGGTCGACCCGCGGTGGGCGTTCATGACGCTCGACTGGGACGCGAAGATCCGCATGGACTGCTCGTCCCCGTACGCGATGGCGTCCCTCGTCGAGACGATGAAGGGCGACGCGCCGTACGACATCGCGACCGGCAACGACGCCGACTCCGACCGTCACGGGATCGTCACCCCCGACGCGGGCCTCATGAACCCGAACCACTACCTCGCCGTCGCGATCAGCTACCTGTACGGCGGTGCGCGTCCTGACTGGTCCCCCGAGGCTGGAATCGGCAAGACGCTCGTGTCGTCTGCGCTCATCGACCGGGTCGCCACCGGCCTGGGGCGTCGTCTCGACGAGGTCCCCGTCGGTTTCAAGTGGTTCGTCCCCGGCCTGCTCGACGGCAGCGTCGGCTTCGGCGGCGAAGAGTCGGCGGGTGCGTCGTTCCTGCGCAAGAGCGGCGGGGTGTGGACCACGGACAAGGATGGTCTGCTGCTCGCGCTCCTCGCCTCCGAGATCCTCGCGACGACCGGGAAGTCGCCGTCGGAGCACCACGCGGCGCTCGTCGACAGCTACGGACAGTCTTGGTACGCGCGCGTCGACGCACCCGCGACCCTCGAGGAGAAGTCCACGCTCGCGAAGCTCGCTCCCGAGCAGGTCACGGCGTCCACGCTCGCGGGCGAGGACATCACGGCCAAGCTCACGACCGCGCCGGGCAACGGTGCGTCGATCGGCGGGCTCAAGGTGACCACGAAGAACGCCTGGTTCGCGGCCCGCCCGTCCGGCACGGAGAACGTCTACAAGATCTATGCGGAGTCGTTCGTCAGCGAGGCGCACCTGGCCGAGGTCCAGGACGCGGCGCGTGCACTCGTCACCGAGGCGCTGTCGTCCTGA
- a CDS encoding MFS transporter gives MLDPAAASDAPTAQKPSRNPYAAILAIPGAKRFSGAGALARLPMSMVGISILLMLQGIHGSYTLGSRVSAVYIVAQAIFSPQLARLVDRHGQSRVMRPMVVVTTVSLVALVVCAVTRAPEVTLYVFAVLVGGTIGSVGSMVRARWSYLLDDKRKLHSAYSFEAAVDELCFVIGPMLATILATSVAPAAGLMVPILAVSIGGAWFLSSRATEPPPSPRVAGVHQRSVLLNAGMIAVIVVFVGMGTIFGSVDVATIAFAEEAGHEPLAGVLLGIFAAGSLVSGLAYGARQWLSPLWLRFVIGMILLAGSVSLFLFVTTLPVLAGVMFLAGFGIAPTLINGNNLVQILVPPAQLTEGLTWVGTALAAGVSLGMTVGGQRIDGGGAHAGFQVVMLAGALSALTTLVFLPVLRRRGQESRIVEAIDPIA, from the coding sequence GTGCTCGACCCCGCCGCCGCCTCAGACGCCCCCACCGCCCAGAAGCCCTCCCGCAACCCGTACGCGGCGATCCTCGCGATCCCCGGCGCCAAGAGATTCTCCGGAGCGGGTGCGCTCGCTCGGCTGCCGATGTCGATGGTCGGGATCAGCATCCTGCTCATGCTCCAGGGGATCCATGGGTCATACACCCTCGGGAGCCGGGTGAGCGCCGTCTACATCGTCGCGCAGGCGATCTTCTCCCCGCAGCTCGCACGGCTGGTCGACCGGCACGGGCAGTCGCGCGTCATGCGGCCGATGGTCGTCGTCACGACCGTCTCGCTCGTCGCGCTCGTCGTGTGCGCCGTCACGCGTGCACCGGAGGTGACGCTCTACGTCTTCGCGGTCCTCGTCGGCGGGACCATCGGCTCGGTCGGGTCCATGGTGCGGGCGCGGTGGTCCTACCTCCTGGACGACAAGCGCAAGCTCCACAGCGCCTACTCCTTCGAGGCGGCGGTCGACGAGCTCTGCTTCGTCATCGGCCCCATGCTCGCGACCATCCTCGCGACGAGCGTCGCGCCCGCGGCCGGTCTCATGGTCCCGATCCTCGCCGTGTCGATCGGTGGCGCGTGGTTCTTGTCGTCGCGGGCGACCGAGCCTCCGCCCTCTCCCCGGGTCGCCGGCGTCCACCAGCGGTCCGTGCTCCTCAACGCCGGCATGATCGCCGTGATCGTCGTGTTCGTCGGGATGGGCACGATCTTCGGCTCCGTCGACGTCGCGACGATCGCGTTCGCTGAAGAAGCCGGCCACGAGCCGCTCGCGGGCGTGCTCCTCGGCATCTTCGCCGCGGGATCTCTGGTGTCTGGTCTCGCGTACGGGGCGAGGCAGTGGCTCTCGCCGCTGTGGTTGCGGTTCGTCATCGGCATGATCCTGCTGGCCGGGAGCGTGAGCCTCTTCCTGTTCGTCACGACCCTGCCGGTGCTCGCCGGCGTCATGTTCCTCGCCGGCTTCGGGATCGCCCCCACGCTCATCAACGGCAACAACCTCGTCCAGATCCTCGTCCCCCCGGCACAGCTCACAGAAGGGCTCACCTGGGTCGGTACGGCCCTCGCCGCGGGCGTCTCCTTGGGAATGACCGTCGGCGGCCAGCGGATCGACGGCGGCGGCGCGCACGCAGGCTTCCAGGTGGTCATGCTCGCCGGAGCCCTCTCGGCCCTCACGACGCTCGTCTTCCTCCCGGTGCTGCGGCGGCGCGGCCAGGAGTCGCGGATCGTCGAGGCCATCGACCCGATCGCCTAG
- a CDS encoding TIGR03885 family FMN-dependent LLM class oxidoreductase: MAIYGFHASHEQVHPRQLLDAVKHAESAGFDAAMCSDHFAPWSERQGQSGFAWSWLGAALEATNLKLGVVNAPGQRYHPAIVAQAAATLSAMYPGRFWAALGSGENSNEHITGDAWPRKDVRNARLLECVDVMRDLFAGEEVTRDGLVTVDRARLWTRPETPPPLIGAAVSVETARWVAGWADGLATIAQPREKLQEMISAYRDADGRGDLILQVHVSYAPTDEEALAIAHDQWRTNVFSPPLCWDIDTPAAFDEAAKHVQPEHLHDSVLVSSDPDFFVDRIGELQSLGFDEVYLHHVGVEQTPFIDTFGTEVLPQLRASSASAAAPRARTEES, translated from the coding sequence TTGGCGATCTACGGATTTCACGCCTCGCACGAGCAGGTCCACCCGCGTCAGCTCCTCGACGCGGTCAAGCACGCAGAGTCCGCCGGCTTCGACGCCGCTATGTGCTCCGACCACTTCGCTCCCTGGAGCGAACGACAAGGCCAGTCCGGGTTCGCCTGGTCGTGGCTCGGCGCAGCCCTCGAAGCCACCAACCTCAAGCTGGGCGTCGTCAACGCACCCGGCCAGCGCTACCACCCGGCGATCGTCGCCCAGGCTGCCGCGACCCTGTCAGCGATGTACCCCGGCCGCTTCTGGGCCGCGCTCGGCTCTGGAGAAAACTCCAACGAGCACATCACCGGTGACGCATGGCCCCGCAAAGACGTCCGCAACGCACGGCTCCTCGAGTGCGTCGACGTCATGCGCGACCTCTTCGCCGGCGAGGAGGTCACCCGCGACGGTCTCGTGACCGTCGACCGCGCCCGCCTGTGGACCCGGCCCGAGACACCCCCTCCCCTCATCGGGGCGGCAGTGAGCGTCGAGACCGCCCGGTGGGTCGCCGGGTGGGCTGACGGCCTCGCGACGATCGCCCAGCCCCGCGAAAAGCTCCAGGAGATGATCTCCGCATACCGCGATGCCGACGGGCGCGGAGACCTCATCCTCCAGGTGCACGTCAGCTATGCCCCCACCGACGAGGAAGCCCTCGCGATCGCGCACGACCAGTGGCGCACCAACGTGTTCTCGCCCCCGCTGTGCTGGGACATCGACACGCCCGCGGCCTTCGACGAGGCCGCCAAGCACGTCCAGCCCGAGCACCTGCACGACTCTGTGCTCGTCTCGAGCGACCCCGACTTCTTCGTCGACCGCATCGGCGAGCTCCAGAGCCTCGGCTTCGACGAGGTCTACCTCCATCACGTCGGCGTCGAGCAGACGCCCTTCATCGACACGTTCGGGACAGAGGTCTTGCCGCAGCTCCGTGCGAGCAGCGCCTCGGCTGCCGCTCCCCGTGCACGCACGGAAGAGAGCTGA
- a CDS encoding DUF5926 family protein — MAKNTSPEFVLRPFEGVTGEPDLVAMREVVPAATATARTTAEHGARDITFTTVLPGAWAALHRADGEIFVALQTHAGSGDASRDLAQTVLDAIALEPGSSIAQITLPEPGPRLQDILDPTVPFDVTVHDTFEYWMDPAEEVTAEIRESLDEASSTIIETRKLSSVDSAYWCRMGAREYLRWSMPVSEDTVIDAVARLHARRASGFGGSKFLGAFRSSGIVIPVWELPKGSEAEDIEESVAAFWPLFSAELESTEPLDANERRARAGIVSRQVTLR; from the coding sequence ATGGCCAAGAACACGTCACCTGAGTTTGTGCTGCGTCCCTTCGAGGGCGTCACGGGAGAGCCCGACCTCGTCGCGATGCGTGAGGTGGTGCCCGCCGCGACCGCGACGGCCCGGACCACGGCCGAGCACGGCGCACGCGACATCACGTTCACCACGGTCCTCCCGGGCGCGTGGGCCGCGCTGCACCGCGCCGACGGCGAGATCTTCGTCGCGCTCCAGACGCACGCAGGCTCCGGCGACGCGAGCCGCGACCTCGCGCAGACCGTCCTCGACGCGATCGCGCTCGAACCGGGCAGCTCCATCGCGCAGATCACGCTCCCCGAGCCAGGACCGCGCCTCCAGGACATCCTCGACCCGACCGTCCCGTTCGACGTCACGGTCCACGACACGTTCGAGTACTGGATGGACCCTGCCGAAGAGGTCACCGCGGAGATCCGGGAGTCCCTCGACGAGGCGAGCTCGACGATCATCGAGACCCGCAAGCTCTCCTCGGTCGACAGCGCCTACTGGTGCCGCATGGGAGCCCGCGAGTACCTGCGCTGGTCCATGCCGGTCAGCGAGGACACCGTCATCGACGCGGTCGCGCGGCTGCACGCCCGCCGCGCCTCGGGCTTCGGCGGGTCGAAGTTCCTCGGGGCGTTCCGCTCGTCCGGGATCGTCATCCCCGTCTGGGAGCTCCCGAAGGGGTCTGAGGCTGAAGACATCGAGGAGTCCGTCGCAGCGTTCTGGCCGCTCTTTTCTGCAGAGCTCGAGAGCACAGAGCCGCTCGACGCCAACGAGCGTCGCGCCCGCGCGGGGATCGTCTCCCGCCAGGTCACGCTGCGCTGA
- a CDS encoding glycosyltransferase family 2 protein, with translation MSARRAKSVSSNLSGRAATRQRVAVIIPAKDESRRIAATVRAAKAIPRVDLVLVVDDGSEDNTQDVARDAGAVVVRHSHNRGKASAMETGAAVVAMRDAPGRPPRLLLFIDGDLAETAVNTAPLILPVFEGRADMSIALLPPQAGAGGRGIVVGAARRAISAMTGWTPTQPLSGMRCMTREAFEAATPLARGWGVETGLTIDLLRLGYVAVEVPCDLRHRPSGTDFRGQMHRASQYRDVVLAVNARRVRAVGKAVRESTSKPPRAPR, from the coding sequence GTGTCAGCCCGGCGCGCCAAGTCGGTGTCTTCGAACCTCAGCGGGCGTGCCGCGACCCGTCAGCGGGTCGCCGTGATCATCCCGGCGAAGGACGAGTCGCGCCGGATCGCTGCGACCGTCCGTGCAGCCAAGGCGATCCCTCGCGTGGACCTCGTCCTCGTGGTCGACGACGGCAGCGAGGACAACACCCAGGACGTGGCGCGCGACGCAGGCGCCGTCGTCGTCCGTCACTCGCACAACCGGGGCAAGGCCTCGGCGATGGAGACCGGGGCTGCCGTCGTCGCGATGCGCGACGCGCCCGGCCGACCACCACGCCTGCTCCTCTTCATCGACGGCGACCTCGCCGAGACGGCCGTGAACACGGCGCCGCTCATCCTGCCCGTCTTCGAAGGGCGGGCCGACATGTCGATCGCGCTCCTGCCCCCGCAGGCGGGAGCGGGCGGGCGCGGCATCGTGGTCGGGGCCGCCCGGCGGGCGATCTCCGCGATGACCGGCTGGACACCGACCCAGCCCTTGTCCGGGATGCGCTGCATGACGCGTGAGGCGTTCGAGGCCGCGACCCCGCTCGCACGCGGGTGGGGCGTCGAGACCGGTCTGACGATCGACCTGCTACGGCTCGGGTACGTCGCGGTCGAGGTGCCGTGCGACCTGCGCCACCGGCCCTCGGGCACCGATTTTCGCGGGCAGATGCACCGCGCGAGCCAGTACCGCGACGTCGTGCTCGCCGTCAACGCCCGCCGGGTGCGGGCGGTCGGCAAGGCTGTCCGGGAATCGACGTCCAAGCCCCCTCGCGCTCCTCGCTAG
- a CDS encoding GNAT family N-acetyltransferase: protein MSTSSSSDDRLTVTHDAQEHRFEVLTDDGNVAGYLAYDPVATTAHHGKDTIVMTHTVVQPEHEGQGIGSALARAALDDARTKKMVVIPECAFVREFVERHPEYQDLLP, encoded by the coding sequence ATGTCTACGAGCAGCAGCAGCGACGACAGGCTCACAGTGACGCACGACGCACAGGAGCACCGGTTCGAGGTCCTCACCGACGACGGGAACGTCGCCGGCTATCTCGCGTACGACCCGGTCGCGACGACCGCGCACCACGGCAAGGACACCATCGTCATGACGCACACGGTCGTCCAGCCGGAGCACGAGGGCCAGGGCATCGGATCAGCCCTGGCCCGTGCCGCGCTCGACGACGCCCGAACAAAAAAGATGGTCGTTATTCCGGAGTGCGCATTCGTCCGCGAATTTGTCGAGAGGCACCCCGAATATCAGGACCTGCTGCCCTGA